The following is a genomic window from Butyricimonas faecihominis.
AGTGTAATTTATTGGAAATGAGCGTAGGTTAATTGCTCTTGATAGTAATAGGTTACGATTTAGTTAGTTATCTACTGCATTATCCTTCTGCGCGTTGCGTAACCTTCAAAGAACTCTTCGTATGCAAAAGTAGCTATTTAATTCGAGATTTTGATATAAACTCCCGTTTTTTATCCCCTCATTCATAAGAATTTTCCGTAAAAGCGGTATTGTCCGTCGGCACACCATTGCCCAAAACGAGTTTGGAACAAACGTGTGCCGACTACCGCATAGCTGGAGAAAAGGGCATTGCCTCACGCCTAAACGATGTTTAGACAGATGAAGCAATGCCCCTTTCTTTTGCGCCTATGCCAAGAGGTGCTTTTACGGGTTTTCAAATGATTTTTCTTTTTTCGCTGTCTCTTTTGCCGGAAGCGGAAAGTGAATGCAGAGTGTGTCAGCCTGCCCCATGAATGAAACAGGCGCCCACACACAGCCGGACAAACCGGGAAGAATGATTGTTGCCACCCGGCTGAACAAGTTCCGTCGGATCGGAAACAATCATACTTCCTTTGTTGTGGTTTGCCCTTTTCACGCTTCCGGTGATGTCTTTTTCCTTTTGGTGATTCTTTTTTTTACGGATTTTCCCCTGAAGTTTTTTTCTACACAATCTGCCTCTGTTTTCGTTTACCTCCATTTTGCGCCTTTCAGTAAGCCGCATCAGTCAGTCATTTTCGTTCTGGGCGCAAAGGTAATTCCGGGATTGGACGGGAAAGCAAGGTCAAGCCTCCTGTTTTCGGTAAAAATCTCCAGCCCTGCGGGTAGTATTTTGACCGAAAAACCTTGCATTCCCTAATCCCTACCTTTTCAAGCACCCGAAACGAAAACGACCGATGCGACAGAAAGACGCATAAAAAAAATGTCGGATAAACGAGAGGCAGATAAGATAGTTTGAAACTCAACTCCCTCAGCTCTTGAATCCGCATTAAAAACAAAAAAATCAAAAACAGCGAAGATATGACGGCAACGGCAAATTTCAGACAAATGGCGCAACACATCGGGTTGGCGATATGCGGCTTGATGATGCGCACCGCCTTCGGGGTGTTCGGCATCCTTTGGGGCATCATCAGAGAGATTGTAAACGGAGTGTTCCGAGTGGCGATAGGTGTAATCGTGGCTATCCTTTCCACCATTGCCTTCTTTGGCTTCATCCTTTGGTTATTCACCCTTTAACCCTTACCGACATGGCAAAAAGAAACAGCAAGACGGCAGCGCAGCAGTGCAGATATTACGAGGTGGACAACATCTTCGTGTATATGGTGGAAACGTACATCAACGGCAATTTTGAAACTTTCCGAAGATTGTACCACGAACTGAACAAGGACGCACGGAGGGATTTCATGGACTTCCTTCTCAGCGAGGTAGAGCCGACCTATTGGAGAGAGATACTGAAACAGATAATCTAAAAATGACAGCGATATGAAAGGAACAGACCATTTCAAGAGAACGATATATATGTACTTGGAACAGCGTGCGGAGGAAGATGCGCTATTTGCAAAGAAGTACCGCAACCCTGCCAAGAACATGGACGAGTGCGTGACCCACATTCTGAACTATGTGCAGAAAAGCGGTTGCAACGGTTTCACGGACGGAGAGATATTCGGGCAAGCCATCCACTACTATGAGGAAAACGAGATAGAGGTGGGCAAACCGATGGACTGCCAAGTGGTTGTGAACCACGTTGTGAAACTCACGGCAGAGGAAAAGGCGGAGGCACGTCAGAACGCTGTCCGCAAATACCAAGAGGAGGAACTCCGCAAGTTGCAGAACCGCCACAGACCGTCAGCGAGAAAAGAAAACCAACCCCAACCCTCATTATTTGATTTAGGCTTATGAAACCGAAGACCAAGATACAGAAAGAGGTGGCAAGACTTTCCGCCAACCTTCGCCCCATATCAGCGACACAAATAGATTGGGCATACCGCCACTGCGTTGAGCATATCGGCTACCGCACCAAGAAAGGGAACATCACCTGTTCCGACTGCGGTCACGAGTGGCACAGCGACAGCGGACTATGCGACACCCTTGAAGGCTGCACCTGCCCCAAATGCCATGCCGAACTCAAAGTGCAGGACACACGCAGACGCATCTACAAGGAAACGCAGAATTTCAGCGTGATAACCACCTGCAAAGGGTATCAGGTAATCCGCGTGGCGCAGGTCAGATGCGAGAGCAGGAAAGGCGAACCGATGCGTTTCTACTGCCACGAGGTCGTGCAGCGTTGGATTTCACCCGACGGCAAGGTTACGGACATGGCGTTGCTCCGTGGCTTCCTTTTCTGCTATTGCGATGTGTGGGCATTAGGCAGCGATATGGAGGTAAGACCGCACAACAGCCTATACGATGATGTGGTGGCAAGAAGCTGTGCATATCCAAAGATGAGGATATTGCCCCAACTCAGACGTAACGGCTTCAAGGGCGATTTCCACGGCATCTCCCCCGTGCGTCTTTTCAAAGCCTTGCTTTCAGACCCAAGAATTGAAACCCTTATGAAAGGCGGTGAGATTGAGGTCATGAAACACTTTCTTTTCAATACCCGTACTGCCGATGAATGTTGGGCATCATATCTGATTGCCAAGCGTCACAAGTATCAGATAGACAATCTCTCAATGTGGTGCGACTATCTGCGTATGCTCAAAAAACTCGGTCAAGACCTCCGTAACCCGAAGAACATCTGTCCCGAAGATTTCATGGCGGCACACGACAACGCAACCCGAAAAATTGAAGCCATACACGAGAAGGAAAGAGCCGCAGAGCAACGCCGTTGGGAGATTGAAAGGCGTGAGCGTGAGCAACAGCGACAACTCCAACGAAAGAAAGATGCGGAGGATTTCATCGCCAACAAATCCAAATTCTTCGGCTTGGTAATCACGGACGAGGAAATAATCGTCAAGGTGCTTGAAAGCATAGACGAGTATTACAACGAGGGCAAGACGCAGGGCATCTGCGTGTTTGGCAGTGGATACTACAAGAAAGCCGACACCCTCATACTATCGGCAAGGATTGGCGATGAGATTATTGAAACCGTAGAGGTGGACTTGCGAACCCTCGAAGTGGTGCAGTGCCACGGCAAGCACAACCAGGACACCGAATATCACGAGCGCATCATAGACCTTGTGAACAAGAACGCCAACCTTATCCGTGAGCGGATGAAAGCGGCATAGCATAACCCCTAAAACAACATTGATATGGAAGTAAGAATTGAAAGTATGATTTGTGTGTGGGATGATGCAATCCCCACGATGTTCCTTGAATTTGTGAACCTCCTCACTCTCACAACGAGTGAGGGGGAATTGAGAAAGAGCGTAAAGGAGTTTGCCGAGAAGCACGAACTTGACAAGTTTTTCCTTTACGGCTTCGGCTCACACCATTTCTACCTGCACCAACGCTACACAAGCAACCCCGAAATGGTGATGAAGAACAGAGTTCTGTCAGTACATTTTTAACCATCTAAAAAGCAACATTATGACAACACGAATGACCATCAACGGAGTAAGCACCTGCGCGGAAGCAGGTACGGAGAAATACGAGCGTTTCCAATCGGGTATCGGAAGACGCAGGCGGACACTTGTGCAGTACGACTACCGCCACCCCATAGACAGAGAATTGTTCTCTTGTGTCAAACCCACGTTGGACGAGTGCCGAGCCGCACGGGACAAGTGGCTGAACGCAAAGAAGGGAAAGGAGGACAGACTATGAACACGACCTATCAAACGCTGATAGTCAAGTTCAGCGAACCTATCACGGCATTGGACGGTATCTTTGACGATACCGGAGCGTGGGGAACGGACACCCTCAAGGGGTGGATAGATGATTACGAAAGCACACGTTTCACCGCCACCGACAGCCATACGGCAGTCATCACGAGCGAGTACAATATGGAATGTGTGAAAGAGTGGCTACAACGGCAGACCCCCATTTCCGAAATGCGAGAATTTTGAACGGGATGGCGGTGTCCGCACCGCCAATACTTAAAACCCTAAAAACAAAAGATATGATAGCCAAGACGATATTACAGCAGATAGGCGGAAAACGCTTCACCGCCATGACAGGTAGCCGTGATTTCATAGATATGGGCAACGGCTTACGGATGAGCCTTGCAAGGAACAAAACAAGTGCCAACCGCCTTGACATCATCTATGACGAAGGGGCAGACCTCTACAATATGCGCTTCTACCGCAGGACGTTCAGCAAAAAGACCTTTGAGTGCAAGACAAAGGACATTGCCGTACACGAGGGTATCTATTTTGATATGCTGGAGGAAATGTTCACGATGGTGACGGGACTTTACACACGCTTTTGAGTGGCGGGGCGGCGAGAGCCGCCCTACTTTCTTTCAGTGAGCATGATGGCGGACAAAGAAAGTAGCAAAGAAACCTTTGTCCAATCTGCGATAACTAAAAAATCCGCAAGTAAAACTTGCGGAGGCTATATATTGGGTCGTTATTTTTTGGTGGAGGGGAATGATAATCTCGAACCGTTGAACTACACATTTCTGCTTCGTCTCCATTTCCCCCAACGATTTGATACGTTCAATCATTTTTGTTGTTCCTTTCTGAATTTTCCTAAATACTTTCTTCATAATTTCGCTATACTTTTTATGGTTAATAACTATGTTTTGTATTGCTCTCACAACACTTACAACTTGAAGTGTTATTTGGAAACCGATAGGCAAAAATGGCTCAACGATGTCAATTAACGAGAAAATCCTACGATAATCTATCAAGTGATAGAGCAAAAGACGTGCCAAGTTAAATATGGCACGTCTTTTGCCAGTTTTGTCAGTCCTTTTATGGGATATACAACAGCGCAAACTCCGCCTTTCTCCGTTTGAGCAGCATGGCGTGGCGTTTTCCTTTGTAGTTGCAGAAGGCTATATACTCACGGTAGATGTTCCTGTCACCAGCTTCCAGCTTCTTGATTAAGGTGCTTTTGGGGATTGTTTTGCTGCCTAACAGCTTCGCCGGTCCCACATTGTAAGCTAACGTGCCAAGCAAAATCGAATCAACCCCGAATTTACGGAACATGGCGACAAATTTGCGCAGGTCTTTCCGCAAAAGTTCATCCGCATCCCGTTTTGTCATGGTTCGTGCCGAATACTTCTCGTTTGGCAAAAGTTTGTGACCCCAACCGACGTATGGGTAGTGTTTTTCTGAGTGCCAGCCTTCAAAGTAGCGGCAGCATAAAAAAGCACGTTCCATAAGCGGCAGTCGGTAGATTGCCGCCTGCCCGTCCGTTCCCTCTTGGCGGCTGATCTGCGCGGACACAGAACAGACCGTCAGAAGTGAACAGAGCATTGTCATGAATACACGCATCATTTCAACAAGGGGCTGAAGTTGCCGATGGGAACGATGGTAAGATCGTCGTCCTTTACATTCCTGTTGTTGAAGTCAAATTCCAGTTCGTAGGAGTTGCTAAAGTTATCCTCCACCACCACGATGAAATTATGCGCCTCATCACCCGCCGCCGTGTAGTACAGGCGGAATTTTTCGTTCTCCAGCAGGTAGCGGTCGTTAGGCAGGAAGGTGATGCCGTTATCCATTTTGAGCGAGCCTTCCCCCTCGAACTGGAAATAGCGGATGGTATAGAGCGTACCCGAAAAGTCGCCCTCCTTTTTCAGTTCACAGCGGATTTCCACTGTCTGCCCCTTTACTACCTTGTTCGGCACGGGCATGACCTCCACCGTGAAGGGATAGGACTGCTGGATGTCCATGTCATCGTCACATGACACGAGGGTGAATGACATGGCGGCTATCAGGCATAACGCCACTGCCTTGAATATTGATGTTCTCTTGTTTCTGTTGTTCAGTATGTTCATTGTTCTTCGATTTTTAGATGGTTGTTTTTCTGTTTTTTCGTTGTCAGTTGCAGGTACTCGTTCAAGTCCTTGCAACCGTCATAGAGGGAGGAACGGTCGGTGACACGTTCCCCGTATCGCATGGTAAGTGCGGCAAGCGTCCGCCGTCCGGCTTCGTCACGGTCGAGGAAGCAGCCGATGCGCCCGTATCCGTCCAGCAATCCCGCCGCCTTCTCCACGTTGGCGACTGAGTTCAGCACAAGACAGTCAGCGTTACCGGTTACACCAAGCGTCACGGCAGAGAGAAAGTCCATGAAGCCCTCGAACACGAGGCACTCGTCAGCCGGGATGTCATTCGCCTTTACCAGTGATACAGACTTCGGAGGTATGCAACCCTTGAAATATCGGCTTCTGACTTCATAGCCACCTGCCATGTTCGGAAAGCCAACGGCAAAATACCGTTTCCCACGCACACCGTAGTTCAAGCGGCAGCAGTGACGGGATGCGATGGCGTAAGGGATGCCCCGTTCCTCTAAATACTCCGTCAGCAGTGAGCGGAGCAGCGGAGCGACCTCCACATCCTCAAAAACGGATTCGGTCGGCTTCGAGAGATAGACGGGCTTTTCCCATCCGGCAACCGTCATATTGGCGGCTTCCGCTATGAACTTCGCTTGCTTCATGAAGTCATCGCTTTGCAGAAACTCCCCGGCAAGCGTGAAGATGTCGCCGCCCTTGCCCAAACCGAAGTCGTACCAGAGCTGTTTCGCCACGTTCACACGGAAAGAGGATGTGCGCTCGCCCCTGTACGGGGCAAGATACCACAGCTCGTTACCGCTCCTTCTGACAGGCTCATGCCCCAGCCGTGCGAGAAAATCCGCAAGCGGCATCCTTCTGACAGCATCTATTTCCGTCCTTTCCATGCCCGTGTCAGTTGATGATGAACTTGATACCGACCCCGAACTGCGTGTGGAACTTCCGTGTGTCGCCACCCCAAAGGCAACGCTCCCGCAGGTTGGCAAGCAGGGCGATACGGTCTGCCACGTAACACTCCACATCGAGCGTCAGCGCACCGCCGTAGATGAAGGCGTCCCGGTCGTGCAGCGTGGAGCCGTCATGCAGCACCTTCTTCCCCCAATTTACCGCCTCATATCCGGCGAGAGCCGAAGCCCCGGCATAGACGAAAACAATCTTTCGGGCGTCCGACAGTATCTTGAAGTAATAGCCGCCCTCCGCCGTGAACTGCGCCACGGGTATCTTGGTGTCCTTGTAGGGATTGTTCTTCAACAGGTATTCGCCACCGAACACCCACTTGTTCCCCTTCTTCGTGTAGGTGGAGAGAGCCGCCCCGAAGCTGTACCCGCCGTCCTTGCCGCCGAGATTGAAGCCGTCCGCCATGTCCGCCCTCACCTCGATGCCCTGCATCTTCGGCAGACACCGCTGGGCGTGCGCCTGCCCTGTAAAAAGGGCAAGCGACGCGATGATTATTGCGATGTACTTTCTCATGGTCAGCGTACTTGAAGTTCGTTGATGGTACCCGCGCGTACCAAATCCTCGTTCTCAATCACGAAGGACTGGTGACGGCCGCCGTTCTTCTCGTTCAATTCCACCACGAGGCACTTGTCATCGGGGATGGTGAACTTCGCCATCGTGAAGACCGTGCGCTCGCTCTTTTTGCCCGGCACGAGGGTGGCGTAGTTCTGCGCGCGGAGCGGCAGAATAATCTGCTCCTGCACGGCAGTACGCTTCGCAACCTTCTTGTCCACGATTTTCCAAGTGATGTAGTCCACATCGAAAGGCACGTTGCTCTGGTTCTTTATCTCCGTGTGGAAATAAAGCAAGCCGTTGTGCGTGTAGATGCCTTTCAACAGGTATTGGATGCCGAAACGCTTGCAGCCGATATGCTTCACCTCGCGCTTGTTCTGTTTGTGGATGGACTTCATGATAAGGCGCACCAGCATCGGGCTTTCGCTGCCCAGCTCTTTCAGATAGATTTCCTGCGCGTTGTTCGGGCGGTTCACCGTGCTGCCGTCATGGATGAAGTCGCACATCTCCACGTTGAGCAACAGCGGTTCGGCGGCGTACTTCACGTTGAAGGTGTAGAAACTGCCGTCCTCCGTGATGACGGACATATTCGTTTCGTTGGGAAAATTCCTTACGGTAGCCTTCACACGGATGATGTTCTCCGCTCCGTCGGCTTTCCCGGCAATCAGGTCGGGCGAGCCTAAATCGACATAGCGCACCTCCGCCGGAAAAATGACGTGGACGGTCTTGTCGTAGGTCACTTCCAGACCGTGCGGCGGTATCATGCGGTCGAAGGTCAGCTTGCGTGACAGCCCGTGATATAGGTCGCCGTCCGCCTCCTTCTGCGGATAGACCTCCTTCGTCAAGGTCGGTTGTTCACTTCCGTTGGTCGTTTCAACGGTTACATTCTCCTGCGCGTTGGCAGTTATGATGCCCATAGCGAGGGCAAACATGATGATTACTTTTCTCATTACTTTTGGATTTTAGTGGTAATTTTTATTGTTTTCAATATTTTTCTTGGTAAAGCATGACCCTGTACCCGGCTTTCAGATGCACCTTGACGGTTCGCATCTTTTTGGCGATGTACTGGCTCGTGCCTTGTATCAGCCCCTTGCCCAAGTCGGAGGCGAGCTGCGCCCCGGCATTGGTGGAGATGTTGATGCTGCTTCCCAGCGAGCCGCCCATGTTGGCGGCGACCTCCCGGACGGCGTTCATCTCCATCGAGTTCGGGATGAAGATGCCGGGCTGTCCGTCCGTGTCATAGACCGCAAGCTCCACGGGGATAATCGTGCCGTCGTATTCCAGCGAGGTAATCTCGATGTCGAGCCGCTCACCCTGTATCTTGCCCGTGCCGACCACCACCGCACCCCGGGGTATTGTCCTGCCTGCCACCGCCATAGGCTCCAGCAGGCGCAGCCTTACCGTCTGCCCGTCCGTCACGCTCTGCGCCCCATGCACGCACGCCGGTATGGTGTTCCTGTCCAATACCTCCGCCGTGCCGACAGCCGTGTTGAAACCCCGGTTGCGTTCCTGCGATAAGGCGGCGACAAACTCCGCGTTACTCATAGGCTGTGAGAGTGAAGAAACTACTTGATGCTCCACCTGTCTGATAGGCATTGCCTTGTTCTTCTTCCCTTTCTGCACGGTAGTTGGCTCTGCCCTCTGTTCCGCCGATGGCTGTCCTCCGTTCTGACCGCCCATGTACTTTGCCGCCAGCTCGTAGGACTTCTCCATAAGAGCCACCTGCTCGTCCATAGAGGAAGCCTTGCCCCTCTCGCTTTCCAGTTCCGACTCCAGCGATGCGATGCGCTCCAACAATTCGTCCATCTCCGCATTGTCGTTTTTCGGCTGGTCGTAGAAGTTTCCGAGCGTGGCGTTCAGGTCACGGTAGGCGGCTGCGGAGGACTGGATGGTCTGCGGCGTGGCTGGCTTTGCCCTTTCTTCCTTGCCGCCCGGATTGGCGAGGTCGAAGTCCACTCCGTTCTCCGTTCCCGCTATCTCGCGGTCGAACATGTCGCCCAGCTGCCCGATGGCACGGTTGCGGCTCTCCTGACGCTCTTCCATCTCCCCATGCTCGTAGGCTTTCAGCTTGTCGCCGATAATCTGCCGGTTCGCCTTGTCAGCGTCGGGCATCTCGGTGTTGTATCCGTCCGTTCCCGGCGGTTGCTCCTTGCCGGAGGACGGGGCGAATATCAGCCACATCGCCCCGATGAACACCAACACCATAGCGGGCAGCACGATCATCTTCTGCCGTTTCAGCCGTTGCGCCTCTGTCAGCGGTTCGCGCTCCTTTTTCGGTTTCCCCGTTTCGGGAGCAGCTTTGTTCTCTTTCGTCGGTTCATTCTTTGTCTGTTCCATATAAATAAGGTGTTAAGTGATTGCCTGTTTCCGCCGGGGTCGGCAGTTCCACCCGTCCGGCGTGTCCCGTTTCCATATGTGAGCCGTCGTTCCTGCCGATGTCATAGACGGCTCTGCCGAAGGTGTAAAGGGCAAGCACCGCGAAGGCGGCGAACATCCCCAGCACGATGCGGCGGCGTGTTTCCGGCGGCAAGCCGTCCAGATACCCTTTGAGACTTGCCGCCAAGCGTTTCCGTTTGTCGTGGAGTTTCCAATACATGCCCCACATTGATTTTCTGATACTTTTCATGTCCTGTTACCGTTTGATAGTCTGTAAATCCTTGTTCTCAATGATGGTGAAACCCTCGATGGTAAAACCGTTCGGGTTGTCATCCGACCGCGATGCGTTCAGCAGGCGGCAGGTGGTCACGAGGCTGCGCTCGGTGACGTTGCTCTGCCGGATGATTTTCTGTGTGGCGTAGGTCACGGCACGGTAGGGATAGGCGTTGAAGTCGCACACCACGCTGTCCACCTTCAGCACTTGGTTGATGTTCCCGGCGATGATGCGGTTGTAGTACCCCTTCTCCGCGAAGTCCGAATAATAGTGGTACACGCTCTTGTCCGCCAGCAGCAAGGCACGTTTCACGTTGTGTTCAATCGCGCTTTTTTCAGGTGATAGCGTGAAGAACATCTCGTGGAAACGGCGCACATGTTCCCGTGCCTCCGCCGGGCGGTTCTGCGACAAATCCTGAGACAAGGCGAGCATCAGGCTCTTGCCGTTGTCCAGCACATAGATTTTCTCCCGTTGCTTCTCTGCGAAACGGTAGGAGTTCCACACGCTCCACACCGTCACCACGGCGCACAGCGAGAGGAAGACGATACCGAACAGGCGTATCTGCCTGAACGACGATTCGATGTTTCTAAGTGATTTGAATTCCATTTATATTTTCCAATTTATGATTGCACATTGATTATTTCAGCAATTTGCCGACACGTCCGACTGCGTTTCCTGCGGCTGCACCCGCCACGCTGCCCGCCATGCTTCCGGCTCGTCCCGCCATCTGGTTCACGTTGCGACCGTAACCGCCCATGCCTCCGGCTTGGATAATCCAGCCCGCAACGGTGGGAATGGTAAAGTAGCCGATGATGCCGATGCAGAGGAATACGATATACACCCCGTCGCTCGAATCCAGCGAGAAGTTCGGGTCTGCCTGCATCCGCTCGATGTCGTTTTGCAGCATCAGAACCTGTATCTTCGCCAGTATGGTGCTGAACATGTCCGATACCGGTAGCCACAGATAGACCTGTATATAGCGGCATATCCACTGCGTGAGCGTGTTTTGGAAACCGTCCCATACCGACAGGGCGAAGGCTATCGGACCGAGAATCGCCAGCACCACGAGAAAGAAGGTGCGGACGGTGTCTATCACGAGGGCGGCGGCTTGGAACAGCAGTTCGAGTATCTCGCGGAAGAAGTCGCGGATGCTCTTCTTCATGTTGTACATTCCCCGGTCGATATACATTCCCGCCATCGTCACCATGTCGGAGGGCGACCAGCCGAGTTCCTCCAGTTGCTTGTCAAATTCCTCGTTGGACACGAGGTAGGCGGTTTCGGGGTTGCGTACCATCGCCTCGTATTCCAGTTTGTCCTTCTGCTCCCGGTATCGGTTCATGTCCAGCGTTTCCGCCTCCAGCATCTTTGCCGTGCCCTGTACGACGGGTGAGAGGATGCTGTTTATCGTGCCCAGCACCACAGTCGGGAAGAACATGATGCACAGACCGATGGCAAAAGGACGGAGCATCGGGAATACGTCTATCGGTTCAGCTCTCGCCAGCGACTGCCATACCCGGTAGGCGAC
Proteins encoded in this region:
- a CDS encoding DUF3873 domain-containing protein, which translates into the protein MTTRMTINGVSTCAEAGTEKYERFQSGIGRRRRTLVQYDYRHPIDRELFSCVKPTLDECRAARDKWLNAKKGKEDRL
- the traJ gene encoding conjugative transposon protein TraJ yields the protein MKFDNLHQILRSLYEQMMPLCGDMAGVAKGIAGLGALFYVAYRVWQSLARAEPIDVFPMLRPFAIGLCIMFFPTVVLGTINSILSPVVQGTAKMLEAETLDMNRYREQKDKLEYEAMVRNPETAYLVSNEEFDKQLEELGWSPSDMVTMAGMYIDRGMYNMKKSIRDFFREILELLFQAAALVIDTVRTFFLVVLAILGPIAFALSVWDGFQNTLTQWICRYIQVYLWLPVSDMFSTILAKIQVLMLQNDIERMQADPNFSLDSSDGVYIVFLCIGIIGYFTIPTVAGWIIQAGGMGGYGRNVNQMAGRAGSMAGSVAGAAAGNAVGRVGKLLK
- a CDS encoding conjugal transfer protein TraO, producing MRKYIAIIIASLALFTGQAHAQRCLPKMQGIEVRADMADGFNLGGKDGGYSFGAALSTYTKKGNKWVFGGEYLLKNNPYKDTKIPVAQFTAEGGYYFKILSDARKIVFVYAGASALAGYEAVNWGKKVLHDGSTLHDRDAFIYGGALTLDVECYVADRIALLANLRERCLWGGDTRKFHTQFGVGIKFIIN
- a CDS encoding toprim domain-containing protein codes for the protein MERTEIDAVRRMPLADFLARLGHEPVRRSGNELWYLAPYRGERTSSFRVNVAKQLWYDFGLGKGGDIFTLAGEFLQSDDFMKQAKFIAEAANMTVAGWEKPVYLSKPTESVFEDVEVAPLLRSLLTEYLEERGIPYAIASRHCCRLNYGVRGKRYFAVGFPNMAGGYEVRSRYFKGCIPPKSVSLVKANDIPADECLVFEGFMDFLSAVTLGVTGNADCLVLNSVANVEKAAGLLDGYGRIGCFLDRDEAGRRTLAALTMRYGERVTDRSSLYDGCKDLNEYLQLTTKKQKNNHLKIEEQ
- the traM gene encoding conjugative transposon protein TraM, whose translation is MEQTKNEPTKENKAAPETGKPKKEREPLTEAQRLKRQKMIVLPAMVLVFIGAMWLIFAPSSGKEQPPGTDGYNTEMPDADKANRQIIGDKLKAYEHGEMEERQESRNRAIGQLGDMFDREIAGTENGVDFDLANPGGKEERAKPATPQTIQSSAAAYRDLNATLGNFYDQPKNDNAEMDELLERIASLESELESERGKASSMDEQVALMEKSYELAAKYMGGQNGGQPSAEQRAEPTTVQKGKKNKAMPIRQVEHQVVSSLSQPMSNAEFVAALSQERNRGFNTAVGTAEVLDRNTIPACVHGAQSVTDGQTVRLRLLEPMAVAGRTIPRGAVVVGTGKIQGERLDIEITSLEYDGTIIPVELAVYDTDGQPGIFIPNSMEMNAVREVAANMGGSLGSSINISTNAGAQLASDLGKGLIQGTSQYIAKKMRTVKVHLKAGYRVMLYQEKY
- a CDS encoding PcfJ domain-containing protein — protein: MKPKTKIQKEVARLSANLRPISATQIDWAYRHCVEHIGYRTKKGNITCSDCGHEWHSDSGLCDTLEGCTCPKCHAELKVQDTRRRIYKETQNFSVITTCKGYQVIRVAQVRCESRKGEPMRFYCHEVVQRWISPDGKVTDMALLRGFLFCYCDVWALGSDMEVRPHNSLYDDVVARSCAYPKMRILPQLRRNGFKGDFHGISPVRLFKALLSDPRIETLMKGGEIEVMKHFLFNTRTADECWASYLIAKRHKYQIDNLSMWCDYLRMLKKLGQDLRNPKNICPEDFMAAHDNATRKIEAIHEKERAAEQRRWEIERREREQQRQLQRKKDAEDFIANKSKFFGLVITDEEIIVKVLESIDEYYNEGKTQGICVFGSGYYKKADTLILSARIGDEIIETVEVDLRTLEVVQCHGKHNQDTEYHERIIDLVNKNANLIRERMKAA
- a CDS encoding DUF6956 domain-containing protein, translating into MNTTYQTLIVKFSEPITALDGIFDDTGAWGTDTLKGWIDDYESTRFTATDSHTAVITSEYNMECVKEWLQRQTPISEMREF
- the traN gene encoding conjugative transposon protein TraN, coding for MRKVIIMFALAMGIITANAQENVTVETTNGSEQPTLTKEVYPQKEADGDLYHGLSRKLTFDRMIPPHGLEVTYDKTVHVIFPAEVRYVDLGSPDLIAGKADGAENIIRVKATVRNFPNETNMSVITEDGSFYTFNVKYAAEPLLLNVEMCDFIHDGSTVNRPNNAQEIYLKELGSESPMLVRLIMKSIHKQNKREVKHIGCKRFGIQYLLKGIYTHNGLLYFHTEIKNQSNVPFDVDYITWKIVDKKVAKRTAVQEQIILPLRAQNYATLVPGKKSERTVFTMAKFTIPDDKCLVVELNEKNGGRHQSFVIENEDLVRAGTINELQVR
- a CDS encoding DUF3872 domain-containing protein, giving the protein MNILNNRNKRTSIFKAVALCLIAAMSFTLVSCDDDMDIQQSYPFTVEVMPVPNKVVKGQTVEIRCELKKEGDFSGTLYTIRYFQFEGEGSLKMDNGITFLPNDRYLLENEKFRLYYTAAGDEAHNFIVVVEDNFSNSYELEFDFNNRNVKDDDLTIVPIGNFSPLLK
- the traK gene encoding conjugative transposon protein TraK yields the protein MEFKSLRNIESSFRQIRLFGIVFLSLCAVVTVWSVWNSYRFAEKQREKIYVLDNGKSLMLALSQDLSQNRPAEAREHVRRFHEMFFTLSPEKSAIEHNVKRALLLADKSVYHYYSDFAEKGYYNRIIAGNINQVLKVDSVVCDFNAYPYRAVTYATQKIIRQSNVTERSLVTTCRLLNASRSDDNPNGFTIEGFTIIENKDLQTIKR
- a CDS encoding glycoside hydrolase family protein; amino-acid sequence: MMRVFMTMLCSLLTVCSVSAQISRQEGTDGQAAIYRLPLMERAFLCCRYFEGWHSEKHYPYVGWGHKLLPNEKYSARTMTKRDADELLRKDLRKFVAMFRKFGVDSILLGTLAYNVGPAKLLGSKTIPKSTLIKKLEAGDRNIYREYIAFCNYKGKRHAMLLKRRKAEFALLYIP
- a CDS encoding PcfK-like family protein, which translates into the protein MKGTDHFKRTIYMYLEQRAEEDALFAKKYRNPAKNMDECVTHILNYVQKSGCNGFTDGEIFGQAIHYYEENEIEVGKPMDCQVVVNHVVKLTAEEKAEARQNAVRKYQEEELRKLQNRHRPSARKENQPQPSLFDLGL